A stretch of the Lactuca sativa cultivar Salinas chromosome 9, Lsat_Salinas_v11, whole genome shotgun sequence genome encodes the following:
- the LOC111897982 gene encoding WPP domain-interacting protein 2 → MDDNESISPEELGNVGESEIKLKSNGVCHVEDVNDSSNRSSSTSVNKRGLRKWRRMPRELVKTPGSKIDSRNNGDLGDSLVRDSMVNVNGNSKLHHGDSGLGDHSVLATRADSENSEDQSIRSSYAPRTRPKISNSNGGNSAISVHSGDQKSNHQTGSIKKLRGFNIEKENSDSNMGNFLFVQGTTNSVATKSKQSGNSTKNDDDELVNNEAESEDVKQEDAEEAKDSWEVKEEKIEKPEVGFDQDALVESITSFDSSVEELEIEVQKWKDIGKDESEPLTFDDSIRNILELKDATISELESAITSADTKTELDELLKENIQAEVEIVAITTTTKSLMHEMKHNLQQKAEDDVKKLENKKVLKKQETEEDVKKLKNRVCRLSSCLLIQLILLFVTFYIEISSQKVELVPT, encoded by the exons ATGGATGATAACGAGTCGATATCCCCTGAAGAATTGGGAAATGTCGGTGAAAGTGAAATTAAATTAAAAAGTAATGGTGTGTGTCACGTTGAAGATGTTAATGATTCGTCCAATCGATCGTCGTCCACATCTGTAAATAAGCGTGGATTGAGAAAATGGCGGAGGATGCCTAGGGAACTTGTTAAAACTCCAGGTAGTAAAATAGATAGTAGAAATAATGGGGATTTGGGTGATTCACTAGTTAGGGATTCTATGGTGAATGTTAATGGTAATTCTAAACTCCATCACGGTGATTCtggattgggtgatcattctgTTCTTGCAACTAGGGCAGATTCTGAAAACAGTGAGGACCAAAGTATCAGGTCCTCATATGCTCCAAGAACAAGGCCTAAAATAAGTAATTCAAATGGGGGAAATTCAGCCATTTCAGTTCATTCTGGAGATCAGAAAAGCAATCATCAAACTGGATCCATCAAGAAGCTTAGGGGATTCAATATCGAGAAGGAAAATTCAGATTCCAATATGGGCAACTTTCTCTTTGTGCAGGGGACTACTAACTCTGTAGCAACCAAAAGTAAACAGAGTGGGAATTCTACAaaaaatgatgatgatgaactTGTAAACAATGAAGCTGAATCTGAAGATGTCAAACAAGAAGATGCAGAAGAAGCTAAGGATTCATGGGAGGTGAAGGAAGAAAAGATTGAGAAACCTGAGGTGGGATTTGACCAAGATGCCCTTGTGGAATCCATCACAAGTTTCGATTCTTCAGTTGAAGAACTTGAAATAG AAGTGCAAAAATGGAAAGATATAGGGAAAGATGAGTCAGAGCCATTGACTTTTGATGACTCGATTCGTAATATTCTTGAGCTCAAAGATGCCACAATTTCAGAACTTGAATCTGCCATAACATCAGCAGACACTAAAACTGAACTTGATGAGCTTTTGAAGGAAAATATCCAAGCTGAGGTGGAAATTGTAGCAATAACTACAACAACTAAAagcttgatgcatgaaatgaaacATAATTTACAACAAAAAGCTGAAGATGATGTAAAGAAACTGGAAAATAAGAAGGTGTTGAAGAAACAGGAAACAGAAGAAGatgtaaagaaattgaaaaatagGGTGTGTAGATTAAGTTCATGTCTCTTAATCCAATTGATACTATTGTTTGTGACATTTTACATtgaaatttcttcccaaaaagtgGAGCTTGTTCCCACTTAA